The following coding sequences are from one Culex quinquefasciatus strain JHB chromosome 1, VPISU_Cqui_1.0_pri_paternal, whole genome shotgun sequence window:
- the LOC6031552 gene encoding very-long-chain 3-oxoacyl-CoA reductase, whose protein sequence is MYDYVSGICTLAVAFLLLWQVVPWLYLNLLGPKLFGPKIRLKEMGQWALVTGATDGIGKAFVKALSKKGINLILVSRSLAKLKDVSKDIQNEFNVQTKIIAVDFTSGPEIYDAIEKQTADLEVGILVNNVGMSYANPEYFSALPDRLEFFDRMMACNVTSVLRMCGLFLPGMVKRRKGVVINVASIYVYLPGPLISVYAASKAFVAKFSDALATEYAGHGITVQSLEPGFVATKLSKFSRTNMVVCTPETYVTSALAMVGFARHSTGYFPHAVLLFCVNLLNFLSPSLCQFIFLKAAAAARQMQK, encoded by the exons ATGTACGATTATGTTAGTGGCATTTGCACCCTGGCCGTGGCCTTCCTGCTGCTCTGGCAGGTGGTTCCGTGGTTGTACCTGAATTTGCTAGGGCCGAAGCTGTTTGGACCGAAAATTCGGCTAAAGGAGATGGGCCAGTGGGCGT tggTCACGGGAGCAACCGATGGAATTGGGAAGGCCTTCGTCAAAGCC TTATCCAAGAAGGGCATCAACTTGATTCTCGTGAGTCGATCTCTCGCCAAGCTAAAAGATGTTTCCAAAGATATTC AAAATGAATTCAACGTTCAAACCAAAATCATCGCTGTCGACTTCACATCCGGTCCGGAGATCTACGACGCCATTGAGAAGCAAACGGCCGACCTCGAGGTTGGCATTCTGGTCAACAACGTGGGCATGAGCTACGCCAACCCAGAGTACTTCTCGGCCCTCCCAGACCGACTAGAGTTCTTCGACCGCATGATGGCATGTAACGTGACCTCGGTACTTCGGATGTGCGGCCTGTTTCTCCCAGGGATGGTCAAACGGCGCAAGGGAGTGGTCATCAACGTAGCGTCAATCTACGTGTACTTGCCGGGTCCGTTAATTTCCGTGTACGCAGCGTCAAAAGCTTTCGTGGCCAAGTTCAGCGATGCTTTGGCCACCGAGTACGCTGGGCACGGCATCACCGTCCAATCGCTAGAGCCAGGCTTCGTCGCAACGAAATTGTCGAAATTTTCTCGAACCAACATGGTTGTTTGTACGCCGGAAACGTACGTCACAAGTGCCCTGGCCATGGTCGGATTCGCTCGACACAGCACAGGTTACTTTCCCCATGCGGTGCTTCTTTTTTGTGTGAATTTACTGAATTTCCTATCCCCGTCCTTATGTCAATTTATATTTCTTAaggctgccgctgctgccagacaaatgcaaaaataa
- the LOC6031553 gene encoding cathepsin B, with translation MRYLLLVAALAVASVAAKGVRISPLSGKFIDQINAKATTWRAGRNFHPDTPMSYIRGLMGVHKDADKFMPPVMLHDLDEGDDLPENFDAREQWPNCPTIREIRDQGSCGSCWAFGAVEAMSDRICIHSKGKVHFRVSAEDLVSCCHTCGFGCNGGFPGAAWSYWVRKGLVSGGPYGSDQGCQPYAISPCEHHVNGTRGPCNGEGKTPKCVKKCQASYNVPYAKDKFFGKSSYSIASHEQQIQKELFTNGPVEGAFTVYEDLLNYKEGVYQHTAGKMLGGHAIRILGWGVENDTKFWLIANSWNSDWGDNGYFKILRGSDHLGIESSIAAGLPKV, from the coding sequence atgagaTATCTGCTGCTGGTAGCAGCGTTGGCCGTAGCCTCAGTGGCGGCCAAGGGCGTTCGCATCAGTCCATTGTCCGGCAAGTTTATCGACCAGATCAACGCCAAGGCGACCACATGGCGCGCGGGACGGAACTTCCACCCGGATACGCCAATGTCCTACATCCGAGGTCTGATGGGAGTTCACAAGGATGCGGACAAGTTTATGCCTCCGGTCATGCTGCACGATCTGGATGAGGGTGATGATCTGCCAGAGAACTTTGACGCGCGCGAGCAGTGGCCAAACTGTCCCACGATCCGGGAAATCCGTGACCAGGGCTCGTGTGGTTCGTGCTGGGCGTTCGGTGCCGTCGAAGCCATGTCCGATCGTATCTGCATCCATTCGAAGGGTAAGGTGCACTTCCGCGTGTCGGCTGAAGATCTGGTGTCGTGCTGCCACACTTGTGGCTTTGGATGTAACGGAGGATTCCCGGGTGCTGCCTGGAGCTACTGGGTTCGCAAGGGACTGGTCAGCGGAGGTCCGTACGGATCCGATCAGGGTTGCCAACCTTACGCGATCTCGCCTTGTGAACACCACGTGAACGGAACCCGCGGTCCGTGCAATGGCGAAGGCAAGACCCCCAAATGCGTCAAGAAATGCCAGGCCAGCTACAACGTTCCGTACGCCAAGGACAAGTTCTTCGGCAAGTCCTCCTACTCGATCGCAAGCCACGAGCAGCAGATTCAGAAGGAACTCTTCACCAATGGTCCGGTCGAAGGTGCATTCACGGTTTACGAAGATCTGCTGAACTACAAGGAGGGCGTCTACCAGCATACCGCCGGAAAAATGCTCGGAGGACACGCAATCCGTATCCTGGGTTGGGGCGTCGAGAACGACACAAAGTTCTGGCTGATTGCCAACTCGTGGAACAGCGACTGGGGAGATAACGGCTACTTTAAGATTCTGCGCGGAAGCGATCATCTGGGTATCGAGAGTTCGATTGCTGCCGGTTTGCCAAAGGTTTAG
- the LOC6031554 gene encoding cathepsin B, with amino-acid sequence MKLLLLTATVIVVLWAMYRVPINPLSEKFIDKINAKATTWRAGQNFHPDTPLSYIRGLMGVHKDADKFMPPVMLHDLDEGDDLPENFDSREQWPNCPTIREIRDQGSCGSCWAFGAVEAMSDRICIHSKGKVHFRVSAEDLLTCCTNCGHGCDGGAPGAGWKYWIDKGLVSGGPFGSDQGCRPYTIEPCVHVENGARSPCKDSITPKCIKKCLPSYNVPYAKDKSFGKSTYSIANDERQIRKEIFTNGPVEATFTVFDDFASYKHGIYQHTSGNLAGEHAVRILGWGVENGTKYWLAANSWNSDWGDNGYFKILRGSNHVDIESAIVAGLPKV; translated from the coding sequence ATGAAACTTCTATTGCTGACAGCAACGGTTATCGTTGTCTTGTGGGCCATGTATCGAGTCCCAATTAACCCCCTGTCGGAGAAGTTTATCGACAAGATCAACGCCAAGGCGACCACGTGGCGCGCGGGACAGAACTTCCACCCGGATACGCCACTGTCCTACATCCGAGGTCTGATGGGAGTTCACAAGGATGCGGACAAGTTTATGCCTCCGGTCATGCTGCACGATCTGGATGAGGGTGATGATCTGCCGGAAAACTTTGACTCTCGCGAGCAGTGGCCAAACTGTCCCACGATCCGAGAAATCCGTGACCAGGGCTCGTGTGGTTCGTGCTGGGCGTTCGGTGCCGTCGAAGCCATGTCCGATCGTATCTGCATCCACTCCAAAGGCAAGGTGCACTTCCGCGTGTCGGCTGAAGATCTGTTAACATGCTGTACCAATTGTGGCCACGGGTGTGACGGAGGTGCTCCCGGAGCCGGCTGGAAGTACTGGATCGACAAGGGACTGGTCAGCGGAGGTCCGTTTGGATCGGATCAGGGTTGCCGACCGTACACAATTGAACCTTGCGTCCACGTCGAAAATGGAGCCCGAAGTCCGTGCAAGGATTCTATAACCCCGAAATGTATCAAGAAGTGCCTACCAAGCTACAACGTGCCGTACGCAAAGGACAAATCGTTTGGCAAGTCTACCTATTCGATCGCCAACGACGAGCGTCAAATCCGGAAGGAGATCTTCACCAACGGACCAGTTGAGGCCACCTTTACGGTGTTTGATGACTTTGCAAGCTACAAGCACGGTATCTATCAGCACACAAGTGGAAATCTGGCCGGTGAACACGCCGTTCGGATTTTGGGTTGGGGCGTCGAGAACGGGACCAAGTACTGGCTGGCGGCCAATTCGTGGAACAGCGACTGGGGAGATAACGGCTACTTTAAGATTCTGCGCGGAAGTAACCATGTGGATATTGAAAGTGCGATCGTTGCAGGATTGCCGAAAGTTTGA
- the LOC6031555 gene encoding sulfotransferase 1E1, which produces MEFNNNKGEEKFPFSVKFVEEPLNSQLLEHFHGEKTGFVQAGDEKWFFPSKFLNCAQNFYNFQARPDDVWICTYPRSGTTWTQEMLWLICNDLDFETAGKEKLTKRFPFFEFHIYMHDEMKEQFLAEATCPEHREIIEAASKPAYDYLNSLTGQRFIKTHFPISLLPPSIFHVQAKVIYVARNPSDVVVSYYHLNKLYRTQGYVGDFETFYNYFEKDLTPWSPYWSHLREGWQARSLPNVLFMFYEDMNKDLPATIRKVGAFLGKPDLSDEQVATLVDHLSIRNFKNNTSVNGEELKAAGILNSKAQDFIRKGQVNGSGSELTDEIKERIRVWSERHLAKTDMRFPEV; this is translated from the exons ATGGAGTTCAACAATAACAAAGGCGAGGAAAAGTTTCCCTTTAGTGTAAAGTTCGTCGAGGAACCGCTCAATTCGCAACTTTTGGAGCACTTTCATG GGGAGAAAACGGGCTTCGTGCAAGCTGGTGATGAGAAATGGTTCTTTCCCAGCAAGTTTTTAAATTGTGCCCAAAATTTCTACAACTTTCAAGCCAGACCCGATGATGTTTGG ATTTGCACGTACCCCAGATCGGGTACGACTTGGACTCAGGAGATGCTTTGGCTGATTTGCAACGACCTGGACTTTGAGACTGCTGGAAAGGAAAAACTGACGAAacgatttccattttttga aTTCCACATCTACATGCACGATGAGATGAAGGAGCAATTTCTAGCGGAAGCCACGTGTCCCGAGCACCGTGAGATCATCGAGGCAGCCTCCAAACCAGCCTACGACTATCTGAACTCGTTGACCGGCCAGCGATTCATCAAGACACATTTTCCCATTTCACTGCTGCCACCTAGCATTTTTCACGTGCAAGCTAAA gTCATTTACGTTGCCAGAAATCCGTCCGATGTGGTTGTGTCTTACTATCATCTGAACAAATTGTACCGCACGCAAGGATACGTCGGCGATTTTGAAACGTTCTACAACTACTTTGAAAAGGATCTGA CTCCCTGGTCACCGTACTGGTCCCACCTGCGCGAAGGCTGGCAGGCACGCTCACTTCCGAACGTTCTTTTCATGTTCTACGAGGACATGAACAAGGACCTACCGGCCACGATCCGCAAGGTGGGTGCCTTCCTCGGAAAACCCGACCTCTCCGACGAGCAGGTGGCCACGCTGGTCGATCACTTGAGCAttcgaaacttcaaaaataacaCCTCCGTAAACGGAGAAGAACTGAAGGCGGCCGGAATTTTAAACTCCAAGGCGCAGGACTTTATCCGGAAGGGCCAGGTCAACGGGTCCGGGAGCGAACTGACGGACGAGATTAAGGAACGGATTCGGGTTTGGTCGGAGCGACATTTGGCCAAGACGGATATGAGATTTCCGGAGGTTTGA
- the LOC6031556 gene encoding cathepsin B, producing the protein MAWTTWSCLVICVTVTLSSRLDDRRHGDDPFNDSFLEQVLARAKTWTPDTAFRGGIRFGEFRSIKGIYESPLDFTLPSKRLHASSLDEVVIPDRFDAREKWPFCQSIHSVRNQGTCGSCWAVATVSVMSDRLCIHSDGEVNLELATEDLMGCCKDCGNGCNGGFLDGTAFQYWVDAGLVSGAPYNSSEGCKPYPFEPCSYPFVGCHHEKKNPKCLHHCINGYDRKYRKDKFFGATAYKIPNDARMIQLEIMTNGPVATGFEVFEDFYFYHSGVYKHVVGKKVGMHAIRIVGWGTENGTPYWLIANSYGDTWGDKGFFKMLRGSNHLGIESTVIAGLPQL; encoded by the coding sequence ATGGCCTGGACAACCTGGTCCTGTTTGGTTATCTGCGTTACCGTTACGTTAAGTTCCCGCCTGGACGACCGCCGCCACGGTGACGATCCGTTCAACGACAGCTTCCTGGAGCAGGTGCTGGCCCGGGCCAAAACCTGGACCCCGGACACCGCGTTCCGGGGTGGAATCCGCTTTGGGGAGTTCCGCTCGATCAAGGGCATCTACGAGAGTCCGCTGGACTTTACCCTTCCGTCAAAACGGCTCCACGCGAGCAGTCTGGACGAGGTAGTGATTCCGGACCGGTTTGATGCGCGAGAAAAGTGGCCGTTCTGTCAGTCGATCCACTCGGTCCGGAACCAGGGCACGTGTGGATCGTGCTGGGCAGTGGCCACCGTCAGTGTTATGTCCGATCGGTTGTGCATCCACTCGGATGGCGAGGTCAACCTGGAACTGGCCACGGAGGATTTGATGGGTTGCTGCAAGGACTGTGGCAATGGGTGTAATGGTGGCTTCCTGGACGGAACGGCCTTCCAGTACTGGGTCGACGCGGGGTTGGTTAGCGGAGCACCGTACAACTCGTCCGAGGGTTGCAAGCCGTACCCGTTTGAACCTTGCTCGTACCCGTTCGTGGGTTGTCATCACGAGAAGAAGAACCCGAAGTGTCTCCACCATTGCATCAATGGGTACGATCGCAAGTACCGCAAGGACAAGTTCTTCGGTGCAACTGCTTACAAGATCCCAAACGACGCCCGGATGATCCAGCTGGAGATCATGACCAACGGACCGGTCGCCACCGGTTTCGAAGTATTCGAAGATTTCTATTTCTACCACAGTGGAGTTTACAAGCACGTGGTCGGCAAAAAGGTCGGAATGCACGCCATCCGAATCGTAGGATGGGGAACGGAGAACGGCACCCCGTACTGGCTGATCGCCAACTCGTACGGTGACACGTGGGGCGATAAGGGCTTCTTCAAGATGCTGCGCGGGTCGAACCATCTGGGCATCGAATCGACCGTGATCGCCGGGTTGCCACAGCTTTAA